From the genome of Pseudomonas sp. AB6, one region includes:
- the acnB gene encoding bifunctional aconitate hydratase 2/2-methylisocitrate dehydratase, with product MLEAYRKHIEERAALGIVPQPLNAEQTAGLIELLKTPPAGEEAFLLDLITNRVPPGVDEAAYVKAGFLSALAKGEVTSPLIDKKHAVKLLGTMQGGYNIVTLVDLLDDAVLAPESAKALKHTLLMFDAFHDVAEKAKNGNVHAQEVLKSWADGEWFQNRPTLADKISLRVFKVTGETNTDDLSPAPDAWSRPDIPLHALAMLKMARDGIEPDQQGAIGPMKQIERMRGEGFPIAYVGDVVGTGSSRKSATNSVLWFFGDDVPNVPNKRAGGFCFGNKIAPIFYNTMEDAGALPIEFDVTHMNMGDVIDVYPYAGKVTKHDSEEVLATFEMKTPVLLDEVRAGGRIPLIIGRGLTEKARTELGLPPSTLFKLPEPPIASTKGFTLAQKMVGKACGVPGIRPGTYCEPKMTTVGSQDTTGPMTRDELKDLACLGFSTDLVMQSFCHTAAYPKPIDVQTHHTLPDFIMTRGGVSLRPGDGIIHSWLNRMLLPDTVGTGGDSHTRFPMGISFPAGSGLVAFAAATGVMPLDMPESILVRFKGKMQPGVTLRDLVHAIPYYAIQAGLLTVEKKGKKNAFSGRILEIEGLDNLSIEQAFELSDASAERSAAGCTIKLSKESITEYLNSNITLLRWMIGEGYGDARTLERRAQAMEAWVANPELMVADADAEYAETIEINLDEIKEPVLCAPNDPDDARLLSSVAGEKIDEVFIGSCMTNIGHFRAAGKLLDKVKGQLPTRLWLSPPTKMDAHQLTEEGYYGIYGKAGARMEMPGCSLCMGNQARVEPNSTVVSTSTRNFPNRLGDGANVYLASAELASVASILGRLPTVEEYMAYAKEIDTMAADVYRYLSFDQIAEFRESAANANIPVIQA from the coding sequence GTGCTTGAAGCCTACCGTAAACACATCGAAGAGCGCGCCGCTCTGGGCATCGTGCCCCAGCCGCTTAACGCCGAACAAACCGCAGGCTTGATCGAGCTGCTGAAGACCCCTCCGGCTGGCGAAGAAGCCTTTCTTCTCGACCTGATCACCAATCGCGTTCCACCAGGCGTTGATGAAGCCGCTTACGTCAAGGCCGGCTTCCTGTCCGCTCTGGCGAAAGGCGAAGTCACCTCCCCGCTGATTGACAAAAAACACGCCGTTAAACTGTTGGGCACCATGCAAGGTGGCTACAACATCGTCACCTTGGTTGACCTGCTGGACGATGCCGTGTTGGCGCCCGAGTCTGCCAAAGCACTCAAGCACACCCTGCTGATGTTCGACGCGTTCCACGACGTGGCTGAGAAAGCCAAGAACGGCAACGTTCACGCCCAGGAAGTCCTGAAATCATGGGCTGACGGCGAATGGTTCCAGAATCGCCCTACCCTGGCCGATAAAATCAGCCTGCGCGTGTTCAAGGTCACCGGCGAAACCAACACTGATGACCTGTCCCCAGCGCCTGATGCCTGGTCCCGCCCGGACATCCCGCTGCACGCACTCGCCATGCTGAAAATGGCCCGTGACGGTATTGAGCCGGATCAACAAGGCGCCATCGGCCCGATGAAGCAAATCGAGCGCATGCGCGGCGAAGGCTTCCCTATTGCCTACGTCGGTGATGTGGTCGGTACCGGTTCGTCGCGTAAGTCAGCCACCAACTCCGTGTTGTGGTTCTTCGGCGACGACGTCCCAAACGTGCCGAACAAGCGCGCTGGCGGTTTCTGCTTCGGCAACAAAATTGCTCCCATTTTCTACAACACCATGGAAGACGCCGGCGCATTGCCGATCGAATTCGATGTGACGCACATGAACATGGGCGACGTGATCGACGTTTACCCATACGCCGGTAAAGTCACCAAGCACGACAGCGAAGAAGTCCTGGCCACCTTCGAAATGAAGACCCCAGTGCTGTTGGACGAAGTTCGCGCTGGCGGCCGTATTCCGCTGATCATCGGCCGTGGTTTGACCGAGAAAGCCCGTACCGAACTGGGTCTGCCTCCTTCAACTCTGTTCAAGCTGCCTGAGCCACCGATTGCCAGCACCAAGGGTTTCACCTTGGCGCAGAAAATGGTCGGCAAGGCGTGCGGCGTTCCCGGCATCCGTCCAGGCACGTACTGCGAACCGAAAATGACCACCGTCGGCTCCCAGGACACCACGGGGCCGATGACCCGCGACGAGCTGAAAGACTTGGCTTGCCTGGGTTTCTCTACCGACCTGGTCATGCAGTCGTTCTGCCACACCGCGGCGTATCCAAAGCCGATCGACGTGCAGACTCACCACACGCTGCCTGATTTCATCATGACCCGCGGCGGCGTTTCCCTGCGTCCGGGCGATGGCATCATCCACAGCTGGCTGAACCGCATGCTGCTGCCGGACACTGTCGGTACCGGTGGTGACTCCCACACCCGCTTCCCAATGGGCATTTCGTTCCCAGCAGGTTCCGGTCTGGTCGCGTTTGCTGCTGCCACGGGTGTTATGCCACTGGACATGCCGGAATCGATCCTGGTTCGCTTCAAAGGCAAAATGCAGCCGGGCGTTACTCTGCGCGACTTGGTTCATGCCATTCCTTACTACGCGATCCAGGCTGGCCTGTTGACCGTAGAGAAGAAAGGCAAGAAGAACGCGTTCTCCGGTCGCATCCTGGAAATCGAAGGCCTCGACAACCTGAGCATCGAACAGGCTTTCGAGCTGTCCGACGCCTCGGCCGAACGCTCTGCTGCCGGTTGCACCATCAAGCTGTCCAAAGAGTCGATCACCGAGTACCTGAACTCCAACATCACCCTGCTGCGCTGGATGATCGGCGAAGGCTACGGCGATGCACGGACTCTGGAACGTCGCGCTCAAGCGATGGAAGCCTGGGTTGCCAACCCTGAGTTGATGGTTGCCGATGCTGACGCCGAATACGCCGAAACCATCGAAATCAACCTCGACGAAATCAAAGAGCCTGTGCTCTGCGCGCCAAACGACCCGGACGACGCCCGTCTGCTTTCCAGCGTTGCTGGCGAGAAGATCGACGAAGTGTTCATCGGCTCGTGCATGACCAACATTGGTCACTTCCGCGCTGCCGGCAAATTGCTGGACAAGGTTAAAGGTCAGCTTCCAACCCGTCTGTGGCTGTCGCCGCCGACCAAAATGGACGCTCACCAGTTGACCGAAGAAGGTTACTACGGCATCTACGGCAAAGCTGGCGCGCGCATGGAAATGCCGGGCTGCTCGCTGTGCATGGGTAACCAGGCTCGCGTTGAACCAAACTCCACCGTGGTCTCGACCTCAACCCGTAACTTCCCGAACCGCCTTGGCGATGGCGCGAACGTTTACCTGGCCTCGGCCGAGTTGGCGTCCGTAGCATCGATCCTCGGTCGCCTGCCGACCGTCGAAGAGTACATGGCCTACGCGAAAGAAATCGACACCATGGCAGCGGACGTTTACCGCTACCTGAGCTTCGATCAAATCGCAGAATTCCGTGAGTCGGCAGCCAATGCCAACATCCCGGTTATTCAAGCGTAA
- a CDS encoding universal stress protein has translation MQAVRSILVIIEPHDAQSLALTRAKLIACVTQAHLHLLICDKKHDHSLLLEELKEDLLRADFNATAQQAWNDSTHQTIIDVQQAENCGLVIKQHFADNPLKKALLTPDDWKLLRKCPSAVLMVKTATSWTGGVILAAVDVGNTDDEHRALHFSIVDYGFEIAAMTKGQLHVIAAHPSPLLTAVDPALHIEARYQEQCLAFQTEFDVDDSHLHIAEGPADVLIPHTAHTLNAAVTIIGTVGRTGISGALIGNTAEVILDSLESDVLVLKTEEVIAHLEELAVNG, from the coding sequence ATGCAAGCCGTTCGCAGCATTCTTGTGATAATCGAACCTCATGACGCCCAGAGCCTGGCCCTCACCCGAGCCAAGCTGATCGCGTGCGTGACCCAAGCGCACCTGCACCTGCTGATCTGCGACAAAAAACACGATCACTCGCTGCTGCTCGAAGAGCTGAAGGAAGACTTGCTCAGAGCTGACTTCAACGCCACTGCCCAGCAAGCTTGGAATGACAGCACGCATCAAACCATCATTGATGTGCAACAAGCAGAAAACTGCGGCTTGGTGATCAAGCAGCACTTTGCGGACAACCCCCTGAAAAAAGCCTTGCTGACACCCGACGATTGGAAACTGCTGCGCAAGTGTCCCAGCGCAGTGTTGATGGTCAAGACCGCGACCTCGTGGACCGGCGGCGTCATTTTAGCAGCGGTGGATGTGGGTAACACTGACGATGAACACCGGGCGCTGCACTTCAGCATCGTGGATTACGGCTTTGAAATTGCTGCAATGACCAAGGGGCAGTTGCACGTCATTGCGGCTCACCCCTCGCCCTTACTCACGGCGGTAGATCCAGCCCTGCACATCGAAGCGCGTTACCAAGAGCAATGCTTGGCGTTTCAGACCGAGTTCGACGTTGACGACAGCCATTTGCACATTGCAGAAGGTCCAGCCGACGTGCTCATTCCGCACACGGCGCACACCCTTAATGCCGCAGTCACCATCATTGGCACCGTGGGACGTACCGGGATTTCAGGCGCATTGATCGGCAACACCGCTGAAGTGATTCTGGATTCGCTGGAAAGTGATGTGCTGGTGCTGAAAACCGAAGAGGTTATTGCGCATTTGGAAGAATTGGCCGTCAACGGCTGA
- a CDS encoding NAD-glutamate dehydrogenase produces the protein MAFFTAASKSDFQHQLQAALAQHISEQALPQVALFAEQFFGIISLDELTQRRLSDLAGCTLSAWRLLERFESIHPQVRVYNPDYERHGWQSTHTAVEVLHHDLPFLVDSVRTELNRRGYSIHTLQTTVLSARRGADGQLLELLPKGSTGDEVQQESLMYLEIDRCANSAEMNVLARELEQVLDEVRIAVADFEPMKSKISELLAGIDTLEFAIEEGEKSEVKVFLQWLVDNHFTFLGYEEFEVRNDQTGGYLVYDESSFLGLTKLLRAGLTKDDLHIEDYAVNYLQEPMLLSFAKAAHPSRVHRPAYPDYVSIRQIDATGKVTKECRFMGLYTSSVYGESVRQIPYIRRKVAEVERRSGFDSKAHLGKELTQVVEVLPRDDLFQTPVDELFNTVMSIVQIQERNKIRVFLRKDPYGRFCYCLAYVPRDVYSTEVRQKIQQVLMDRLKASDCEFWTFFSESVLARVQLILRVDPKSRLDIDPQQLENEVVQACRSWQDDYSSLVVESFGEAHGTSVLADFPKGFPAGYRERFAAHSAVVDMQHLLSLTEANPLVMSFYQPLAQAGKQQLHCKLYHADTPLALSDVLPILENLGLRVLGEFPYRLRRTNGREFWIHDFAFTAGEGLNLDISQLNDTLQDAFVHIVSGDAENDAFNRLVLTAGLPWRDVALLRAYARYMKQIRLGFDLGYIASTLNNHTEIARELTRLFKTRFYLARKLTGDDLEDKQLRLEQAILTALDDVQVLNEDRILRRYLDLIKATLRTNFYQPDANGQNKSYFSFKFNPRLIPELPKPVPKFEIFVYSPRVEGVHLRFGNVARGGLRWSDREEDFRTEVLGLVKAQQVKNSVIVPVGAKGGFIPRRLPLLGGSRDETQAEAIACYKIFISALLDITDNLKDGALVPPLNVVRHDEDDPYLVVAADKGTATFSDIANGIAIEYGFWLGDAFASGGSAGYDHKKMGITAKGAWVGVQRHFRERGINSQTDTISVIGIGDMAGDVFGNGLLMSETVQLVAAFNHMHIFIDPNPAPANSFVERQRLFDLPRSSWTDYDTSIMSQGGGIFARSLKSIPISPEMKARFDISANKLTPTELLNALLKAPVDLLWNGGIGTYVKSSEESHADVGDKANDALRVNGNELRCKVVGEGGNLGMTQLGRVEFGLNGGGSNTDFIDNAGGVDCSDHEVNIKILLNEVVQAGDMTEKQRNHLLESMTDEVGHLVLGNNYKQTQALSLAARRAYERIAEYKRLMNDLEARGKLDRAIEFLPAEEQLAERIASGHGLTRPELSVLISYSKIDLKEALLESRVPDDDYLVRDMETAFPPSLAAKFSEAMRRHRLKREIVSTQIANDLVNHMGITFVQRLKESTGMSAANVAGAYVIVRDIFHLPHWFRQIEALDTKVPAEIQLALMDELMRLGRRATRWFLRSRRNELDAGRDVAHFGPHIATLGLKLDELLEGPTRDVWMSRYQAYVEAGVPELLARMVAGTSHLYTLLPIIEASDVTGQNAADVAKAYFAVGSSLDVTWYLQQISNLPVENNWQALAREAFRDDIDWQQRAITVSVLQQPNAPAEIEARLDAWLEQHMPMVDRWRAMLVELRAASGTDYAMYAVANRELLDLAMSGQTSVV, from the coding sequence ATGGCGTTCTTCACCGCAGCCAGCAAGTCTGATTTCCAGCATCAACTGCAAGCAGCACTGGCGCAGCACATCAGTGAACAGGCACTGCCACAAGTGGCGCTGTTCGCTGAGCAATTCTTCGGCATTATTTCTCTTGATGAACTGACCCAGCGGCGGTTGTCCGACCTGGCCGGTTGCACCTTGTCTGCCTGGCGACTGCTAGAACGTTTTGAAAGTATTCATCCGCAAGTACGGGTCTATAACCCTGATTACGAGCGCCACGGCTGGCAGTCGACCCACACCGCGGTCGAGGTTCTGCATCATGATTTACCGTTCTTGGTGGACTCGGTACGCACCGAACTGAACCGTCGCGGCTACAGCATTCATACCTTGCAAACTACCGTGCTCAGCGCCCGTCGCGGCGCTGATGGCCAACTGCTGGAATTGCTGCCTAAAGGCAGCACTGGCGACGAGGTGCAGCAAGAATCATTGATGTACCTGGAAATCGATCGTTGCGCCAACTCTGCCGAAATGAATGTGCTGGCGCGTGAATTGGAACAAGTGCTGGACGAAGTTCGAATTGCGGTTGCTGATTTCGAACCGATGAAAAGCAAGATTAGCGAACTACTGGCTGGTATTGACACCCTGGAGTTCGCCATCGAAGAAGGCGAGAAATCCGAGGTCAAAGTATTCCTGCAATGGCTGGTGGATAACCACTTCACGTTTCTCGGTTACGAGGAGTTTGAAGTCCGTAACGATCAAACCGGCGGCTACCTGGTGTACGACGAGTCTTCTTTTCTCGGTCTGACCAAGCTGCTGCGTGCCGGGCTGACGAAAGACGACCTGCACATCGAAGATTACGCAGTGAATTACCTGCAAGAGCCGATGCTGCTGTCGTTCGCCAAGGCTGCCCACCCAAGCCGTGTTCACCGCCCGGCATATCCGGACTACGTGTCGATCCGCCAGATCGACGCTACCGGTAAAGTCACTAAAGAATGCCGCTTCATGGGCTTGTACACTTCGTCGGTGTATGGCGAAAGTGTGCGTCAGATCCCTTATATCCGTCGCAAGGTAGCGGAAGTAGAGCGTCGGTCAGGTTTCGACTCCAAGGCGCACTTGGGTAAGGAGCTGACTCAGGTCGTGGAAGTGCTTCCGCGTGACGATCTGTTCCAGACCCCAGTGGACGAGCTGTTCAACACGGTGATGTCCATCGTGCAGATTCAGGAGCGCAACAAGATTCGGGTGTTCCTGCGCAAAGACCCCTACGGCCGCTTCTGCTATTGCCTGGCTTACGTACCGCGTGATGTTTATTCCACTGAGGTTCGGCAGAAGATCCAGCAAGTGCTGATGGATCGCCTCAAAGCCAGCGATTGTGAGTTCTGGACCTTTTTCTCCGAGTCAGTCTTGGCCCGCGTGCAGCTGATCCTGCGTGTGGACCCGAAAAGTCGTCTCGACATCGATCCGCAGCAACTGGAGAACGAAGTCGTCCAGGCCTGCCGTTCGTGGCAGGACGACTATTCGAGCCTAGTGGTCGAAAGCTTCGGCGAAGCCCACGGCACCAGCGTGCTGGCAGACTTCCCGAAAGGTTTCCCGGCCGGTTACCGCGAGCGCTTTGCTGCGCACTCGGCCGTGGTCGATATGCAGCATTTGCTTAGCCTGACCGAAGCCAACCCGTTGGTGATGAGCTTTTATCAACCGCTTGCACAAGCGGGCAAACAACAACTGCACTGCAAGCTGTATCACGCGGACACGCCGCTGGCCTTGTCCGACGTCCTGCCGATCCTTGAAAACCTCGGCCTGCGGGTACTGGGTGAGTTCCCCTATCGTCTGCGTCGTACCAATGGCCGTGAGTTCTGGATTCACGATTTCGCCTTCACCGCTGGCGAAGGTCTGAACCTGGACATCTCGCAACTTAACGACACCCTGCAAGATGCGTTTGTACACATTGTCAGCGGCGACGCCGAAAATGATGCGTTCAACCGTTTGGTGTTGACCGCTGGTTTGCCATGGCGCGATGTCGCGTTGCTGCGGGCCTATGCGCGCTATATGAAACAAATTCGTTTGGGGTTCGATCTCGGCTACATCGCGAGCACCCTGAATAACCACACGGAAATTGCCCGTGAGCTGACGCGGTTGTTCAAAACGCGCTTCTATCTGGCGCGCAAACTCACTGGCGATGACCTGGAAGACAAGCAACTGCGTCTGGAACAGGCGATTCTGACGGCCCTTGACGACGTTCAGGTACTCAACGAAGACCGCATCCTGCGTCGTTATCTGGATCTGATCAAAGCCACCCTGCGGACCAACTTCTACCAGCCTGACGCCAACGGCCAGAACAAGAGCTATTTCAGCTTCAAGTTCAACCCGCGTCTGATTCCTGAGCTGCCGAAACCGGTGCCGAAATTCGAGATTTTCGTTTATTCACCAAGGGTTGAAGGCGTGCACTTGCGCTTTGGTAACGTCGCTCGTGGCGGCCTGCGTTGGTCGGACCGTGAGGAAGATTTCCGTACTGAAGTGCTGGGCCTGGTCAAAGCCCAGCAGGTGAAGAACTCGGTCATCGTGCCGGTAGGCGCCAAAGGTGGGTTTATTCCGCGTCGTCTGCCGCTGCTGGGTGGCAGCCGCGATGAGACTCAGGCCGAGGCCATCGCCTGCTACAAGATTTTTATCTCCGCGCTGTTGGACATCACCGACAACCTTAAAGACGGTGCCTTGGTGCCGCCGCTGAATGTGGTGCGCCACGACGAGGATGACCCGTATCTGGTAGTGGCTGCCGACAAAGGCACCGCGACCTTCTCCGACATCGCCAACGGCATCGCCATCGAATACGGCTTCTGGCTAGGCGACGCTTTTGCTTCCGGTGGTTCGGCCGGTTACGACCACAAGAAGATGGGCATCACCGCCAAAGGCGCTTGGGTCGGTGTACAGCGTCACTTCCGTGAGCGCGGGATCAATTCCCAGACGGACACCATCAGCGTTATCGGCATCGGTGACATGGCCGGTGATGTGTTCGGTAACGGCTTGTTGATGTCGGAAACCGTGCAATTGGTCGCTGCGTTCAACCATATGCACATCTTCATCGATCCAAACCCGGCGCCGGCCAACAGCTTCGTCGAGCGTCAACGCTTGTTCGATCTGCCCCGTTCGTCCTGGACTGATTACGACACCAGCATCATGTCCCAAGGCGGCGGAATCTTTGCGCGCAGCTTGAAAAGCATCCCGATCAGCCCGGAGATGAAAGCGCGTTTTGACATCAGCGCCAACAAGCTGACCCCAACCGAACTGCTGAACGCGCTGCTCAAGGCGCCAGTAGACTTGTTGTGGAACGGCGGCATCGGCACCTATGTTAAATCCAGTGAGGAAAGCCACGCCGATGTTGGCGATAAAGCCAACGACGCCTTGCGAGTCAACGGTAACGAGCTGCGCTGCAAAGTAGTGGGCGAGGGCGGTAACCTCGGCATGACCCAGTTGGGTCGCGTCGAGTTCGGCCTCAACGGCGGCGGCTCCAACACCGACTTCATCGACAACGCCGGTGGCGTAGACTGCTCTGACCACGAAGTAAACATCAAGATCCTGCTCAACGAAGTGGTGCAGGCGGGCGATATGACTGAAAAGCAGCGCAATCATCTGCTTGAAAGCATGACCGACGAAGTGGGCCACTTGGTGTTGGGTAACAACTATAAGCAGACTCAGGCATTGTCCCTGGCTGCCCGTCGTGCTTACGAGCGGATCGCGGAATACAAGCGCTTGATGAACGATTTGGAAGCGCGGGGCAAGCTTGACCGCGCCATCGAGTTCCTCCCGGCTGAAGAACAACTTGCTGAACGTATTGCGTCAGGCCATGGTTTGACCCGGCCTGAGCTGTCGGTGCTGATTTCATATAGCAAAATCGATCTCAAAGAAGCATTGCTTGAGTCTCGAGTGCCGGATGATGACTACCTCGTTCGTGACATGGAAACGGCCTTCCCGCCGTCCCTGGCCGCGAAATTCTCTGAGGCCATGCGTCGTCACCGATTGAAGCGTGAAATCGTCAGCACCCAGATCGCCAATGACCTGGTTAACCACATGGGCATCACCTTCGTGCAGCGGCTTAAAGAGTCCACCGGCATGAGCGCTGCTAATGTAGCGGGTGCATACGTGATCGTGCGGGACATCTTCCACCTGCCGCACTGGTTCCGTCAGATCGAGGCGTTGGACACTAAGGTTCCAGCTGAAATCCAATTGGCGCTGATGGATGAGCTGATGCGTCTGGGCCGTCGTGCCACGCGCTGGTTCCTGCGCAGCCGTCGCAACGAACTGGACGCCGGTCGCGATGTTGCACACTTTGGTCCGCACATCGCGACATTGGGTCTGAAACTCGACGAGTTGTTGGAAGGCCCGACCCGTGACGTCTGGATGAGTCGCTATCAGGCGTATGTCGAAGCCGGTGTTCCAGAATTACTGGCGCGCATGGTTGCCGGCACCAGTCACCTTTACACGCTGTTGCCAATCATCGAAGCGTCGGACGTCACGGGGCAGAATGCTGCCGATGTGGCTAAGGCTTACTTCGCCGTGGGCAGCTCGCTGGACGTGACTTGGTACCTGCAACAGATCAGTAACTTGCCGGTGGAAAACAACTGGCAAGCGTTGGCCCGCGAAGCCTTCCGTGACGATATCGACTGGCAGCAACGGGCGATTACCGTATCGGTCCTGCAACAGCCTAACGCTCCGGCAGAGATCGAAGCGCGTCTGGATGCGTGGCTTGAACAGCACATGCCGATGGTTGATCGCTGGCGTGCCATGCTGGTCGAGCTGCGTGCAGCCAGCGGGACCGACTACGCAATGTATGCCGTGGCCAACCGCGAGTTGCTGGACTTGGCTATGAGTGGGCAGACCAGCGTGGTGTGA
- a CDS encoding DUF1289 domain-containing protein: protein MSNQTIKTPCVGLCSTVYGDLVCRGCKRFHHEVINWNGYNEDEKRAVWLRLEQLLVQVMAGKLQVFDAAKLRLQLEQRKIRFVPNQSVYCWAYQLIARGARVITQLDAYGVVLMPEFRDWSLPDLRDAIDREFFLLSEAHYERYIAPGFLKDTFGG, encoded by the coding sequence ATGTCCAATCAAACCATCAAAACCCCTTGCGTCGGCCTCTGTTCCACTGTTTATGGGGATCTGGTGTGCCGTGGCTGTAAGCGCTTTCACCATGAAGTGATCAATTGGAATGGTTACAACGAAGACGAAAAACGCGCGGTCTGGTTGCGTCTGGAACAACTGCTGGTGCAGGTCATGGCAGGCAAGCTTCAGGTTTTCGACGCTGCCAAGCTGCGCCTGCAATTGGAACAGCGAAAAATCCGCTTCGTGCCAAATCAGTCGGTGTATTGCTGGGCGTACCAGTTAATTGCTCGCGGAGCGCGGGTGATTACCCAGCTTGATGCGTATGGTGTGGTTCTGATGCCAGAGTTTCGCGACTGGAGCCTTCCAGATCTGCGGGATGCCATTGATCGCGAGTTTTTCCTGTTGTCTGAAGCCCATTACGAACGTTACATCGCGCCGGGGTTTTTGAAGGATACGTTTGGCGGTTAA